The Mangifera indica cultivar Alphonso chromosome 12, CATAS_Mindica_2.1, whole genome shotgun sequence DNA window GATTTGTCACGCTTCAACAATTATGACGACCTTCTCAAGAAATTGGAGGAGATGTTTGACATCAAGGGAGAGCTCTGCGGATCCTCCAAGAAATGGCAGGTGGTCTATACTGACAATGAAGATGACAGGATGATGGTTGGAGATGATCCCTGGCAGTAAGTCCCATGTtcataatttgttattgtttaatGTATTATATGTTTCAAATCCCTTCTCTTTATGTATTCGAGTTTTTATAAAGTTCTGGTTTTTTTTCAGTGAGTTCTGTGACATGGTGAGGAAAATTTTCATCTACACAGCGGAAGAAGCGAAAAAGCTGTCGCCCAAGATTAGTATTTCGGCCAATGAAGAGGTCAAACCAGCCAAACCTGATCTCGACACAGTTATGAACACCGAGGAGCAATCATCTATCATTTGACCTGGGTGCTGATGGAGGGATAAAAATAAGCTGActcaaaaaaattttctctataGGTTGTTCAGTGTCATTCGAACAGAGTGAGAGTTGCCATAGATGATTGCAATTTGGGTGTCAAAAAGTTTCTTGTTTAGCTTTTGCCGAGGGAATCTTATAGTGTAGTTAGCTCATTCGAAGTATGAATGAGCTTATAAGTTTGTTTAGTCAGTCTGGTGATTAGGTAGGGAGATGGAGATTAGATGTTCTTGTTTCCTGTTTCCTTTTTCTCCaatgataataaaatcttttttcctttttatacaTGATGTACTGAACTTTTacttcatgtatatatatatatatatatatatatatatatatatatatatatatatatatatttatagctTTGCTGTCAGTTGCTTGTATATATAGTTCTTTTTCTCCATAATTGCCCATGTTCTTGTTTCAAGCATAGTTTACCGGTGGTGCTTATTCAGAAAGCGTCGTGTTTTGTACTGATAATGGTATAATTAGTGTGATATAATTGAGGTTTCATTATCAAGTCATAAGAATATACTTGTGTTCTGCGGTTAAGTCGGTCACTCTGGAGTTAACTCTCAAAGTATTAATCATATGTAGTGACCGTTGGAAATTCTCCGGTTTTAAGCTcataatgaatttgaaattcTGACATTATGATAAACAACTAAGTAATATCAATTctacaaccaaaaaaaaaaaatgggaatCAAATCTACCACTCCGAAAAGAGAAGGCTAGAATCAAATCAACTACTCTAGAAAGAGGAAGCCTCTTTTGTGGATTCAAAGGTGGGGATCTATTTGGTTTTTACATCTGAATATCTTCATAACTTTCTtccattttaattgaatttagtGGTCAAGACTTTAAAGGAAGGCAGTTTAAAtgttttttcccttaaaaaaaatttatataaatggatGAAGGAACATAGGAGAAAGGGGGAGGATAGAAGGGGTAGAGCAAACATAACCCTTTGTGGATGTATGTATTTTGATCATTGGATTTGATAACGTGAAAActcttttatctcatttatttattgtatttatctTAATTCATTCTCTCATACATTTGTACTAAATCTAtccaaattattttagattCTAATTGTTATCATTATAGTCtattttgtataaaactttaaattacatatatctACTGATGACAAGAAATTATATCAACAACTTgttcgatttgagtttgacCATGAATTGATGGCTTCTTGAATATTTGCTTTTTAGGGACCAATTTTTTGGCTTGAGGTTGAATTAGTTAAAACATAGATTAGCCCTTTGAGTTGATTAAGATGTGTTCCAACActgaaaaaattgatgaaaactTGATTAGTTTAATGTTGTAATATCCCATTTTAGCATTATCAAAATTGGTTGAGTGTATATTTATCTATCTTAGTTTAATCCTATTTTAGTTCACTGCCTTAATGCAATAGTACTAAGGTTTCAAATGAGTTGAGTTGCTCGTGGTTTAACCTGATTATTGTTGAGCTAAATTCaagtgatttgaatttaattttcaggtcaaacttgattttgttgttgctAGTCGGTAAACTCGCGAGCTTATGAATTGTGTAAGTCTATAATATGTATGTATCTTTACAAGACAATTGAtatttatacacatatattggatatatgaatgaattaaaattgattGGGAtcgaataaattaaatttaaattaatttgaatattatattttaagtcagtttaattaatattcatcacaaaattattttttaactgagTTTAAACTTTGTATGTAGACATTGAGTTGGATCATAATCATACGTTCATACTATAATTTCAAGTTTCCATTATTTGAACCCGAGTGGATCCACCACACACTTTTACAACGACTACATAATTTGACTTTCTTTACTACTGGCTATCCAACGgtcacaaaatttaaaaagcaaGCAGAAACGCTAAATTAACGCTCCAAAATCAATTTCATATTCAGATCTCTGTCATTCTCGTCCTTTATCGCCCAAATCCTACATGAAAGCCATTAAGAAGCTCAAGTTCTGgtcaagaaagaagagaaagaagaagcaCTCTTCCGATTAtaatcaacatcaacatcaatcTCAACCTTATTACTATCAGCCTTTTACTCCCTCCACGTGTCCCCATTATCACCATTATTATTGCCCTTGCACCTCCTCGGCTCCCGAGCCCTCTGCTCCTCCGCTGCCGCCATGGCTGGACGCCGACGAGACAGAGTGTTATGAGTCTTATCACTACGAACCGAGCCAAACCCAGATGGAATATTCTGAAGAAGACAATGAGGAAAGCAGTGCCATTTGTCCAGAATTGAAGAACTGTGAGAGTTCTGATTCATATCAGCAATATATGGCTCCGAATCCGACGTATGGGTTGCCGGTTGCGGCGGAGAGTGAAGGAAGAGAGAGGCCTTCTGGATTCTTTGCTTCTGTTGCTGGCTTTGGTTTCGATTTGTTTCGTTGCTTCTTTCCTTGCTTTCACATTCGAGAAATcggccatgaaaaaatttgaatgtGATGTGTATGTacttatgtatgtatgtatgtatgtatgatcTGTTAATTTTGGCAATTGATTATGGATTATAATGCAGATTAATTTCGCCATCTAATAAGTCTCTggatttttcttcaattaatttgCTAAGAAATTCTAGTAACCAAGAATTTTATACCCAACAAAGTCTATGATAATATGGTATTGTTGATGCGAAAAGATTTCACCCATAAAATCTACTTAAAACCAAAGGTGAGATGTAACAGGAAgatgtttgtttaattgatgGGAAGCTTAGGTTGTTTGTACGGGATTGAAAATGACTAAGGCTCCAAAtatcaaactaattaatttattttcaaaacaaaaaataaaacaataaagaaaatgtcGAGAAATTCTTATCTAAGGTTTATAGTGAGGGggtaaatgattttattaaaaagtttgggataattttatcatctaaaGTTTGGGGAGTCAAAGGTGACGCTGACTTTAATAATACTACCAACTTACTTACCTTTTATTATCCCTTTTTAACATTTTGGCATCGTTTACTTCTTTATTTCCCTGAAAAAGACGCAACACTCACTCTTCAGCATCTCCACGCCGCTGCCACCTTCCACACCGGCTCTCGTTCCAGTAAGCACCGATCCTCCTTACTTTAGCGCTtagttttttttcattataattttgttttaatattttattttacatatttcacTCAACTGTAAGAAACCTTcgatagaaaaatgaaatttttagcacttgTTTTAGgatatgcaattttttttttttttacatgttatGCTGAATATCAGGTTGTTTTCTTTTAGTGGTGTGTTCGATGGCACGCTGTTGGTatcaaaacactttttttttttttatgtgtgttTCAAAAgtgatttttgaaatcaatttgTAGCTTTCCTGCGGTTTTGAACTGTTTTGGCTTAAAGTTTAAGCTTTTTGTGCAGTGTGTTTGGTAACTAAGTTAAAAGTAGTTTTGAGTAGGGATTGCAATACAGCCCTTCAAACTGGATCCCATGCTGTTGCTTCCCAAATGGGGAGGGAATTCCCTGAGAGGGCAGGGATGGGGATGGGAATGATAAATCTCTGCCCCACCCATCTAACTGAAGTACTTAATGGTCAGTTTGATGACACGcaatagatataaaaatgattttttttcaacaaagtgcgtgtatatatatatatacacacacgcgCGTGCGTGTGCCCGCACAGAGGGTGTTGAGTTGATTGCTTTTGTTAGCTCAGGAATTagggttttctttcttctataaTACTGTTTGTTAATTGATTTTACCATAAGTTATACATTTTATGTTGCAATGCTGCAGTTATAACTCATTGGTGTAATGTTAAAAACAATTACATTCACTGGTTTTTGGATCAATTTGCTACTCTTAGAATTTGCAGGCTCTTCTTATGGATTGTTTCTTTTGATAACAAGTTCCATTTATGGTTTCTTTTTTGATGAAAAGATGTATGTATAAAAACTATAACTAATTAATTTGGATAAAGTTATCGTAAATTGGTAAACTGAAATGAGATAggaattatctaattttatctatatttaaaaagggaaaattaaattttttaaccagCCCACAAGTCTTTAAGCAAGTATTCGTTTGGTGATTAGCTTAGAGTTTTGTCTAAATTGAAGCCAATAAAGGATTTAAGTTGGATGTTGGTCTCAAATGATTGAGGATAATAAAATCTCTTTGTAAATATGGCTAGGAACTGATCTGAAGTGATTTCCTgactcttatttattttaaacagaTGGAGAtcatgatgtttttttttttgcctagCAAATCCATTGCCTTGTGAAAACTTTGTAAATAAATCCACAGTCAGCTTTTGTATTTCGCAGTTTTCTAGCTTTACATTTGCCCCAGATTCTTAGTGTTATAGTCCTgtattatatatctatttggCAGTTTTTGTTCTTGTTTGAATGACTGAAGTTGTAGGCTTCATTTATATTGCAActgatttaattattgataCGGGGGCTTCATTTATATCAGTTTGCAACTGTTTTAATTATCAACAAGTGTTCAGGAATTTACATTGCCCGAACCATAATCCAGATTGAACTAAACCACAAATTTTcaattcagtttggtttggtttgaagctcaaaatggtttggtttggctTGTGATTTTgccaaaccattttttttttcagcttgCTTTGAAAAATTTCTTAAACTACCCCAAACTAGACCGTGCACACGcctgatttttttaaatcaattttacaGCTTTTGTGCTGTTTTGAACTGTTTTGGCTCAAAGTCTAAGCTTTTGTACTGTGTGTTGGTAACACATTTAAGTTGAAAGTGGAGtcatgtttaaatttttggtgTGTTATGTAagtgattttttaaatcaattttgcAGCTTTTGTGCGTAACCAGTGCTTTGAAACCTTTTTGGTGCTGTAAGCACTTCACACAAGGTGTTACGATTAAAATTCTGTGTTCTGCTTGCTAAAAGATTGGAACTTTCAACTTGATATTCTGTTAAATCTTCAAGTTATATTTGTTGAGTAAGTGCCTTTGTGGTAATCTTGTAGTGTTTTATTGAAgtgatttttgaaatcaattttGCAGCTTTTTGTTTCTATCCAGCTTGTCTGTACATTTCAGGCTTCCATGGCCAATAGTATTGCAGCAGGTGCTGAGCTTTCATGCTGCTTTGCAGCATATAGTAGAAACTCTCACAACAAACCAAACCCCACTAAAACCCTGTTACAGAAAGGCGAAATTAATGGCTTTTCCAGTAGGTTTCCCCTGTTATCTGTGTCTTCCAACAAAGTGCAGCCCAGAAGAGTTGAAAACAGTGGCCATATGTTTGCAGTTTCAAAAAGTAGTTCCTTTGGCAGGTTAACATATAAGGATGCTGGTGTAGATATTGATGCTGGGTCTGAACTTGTTAAGAGAATTGCAAAGATGGCTCCTGGGATTGGAGGCTTTGGTGGTCTTTTCCCGCTGGGTAGGATTTATTTGATATACTTACTTTGGAATTAATTACTTTgtatttaaaagcaaaattgaTAGCTTTATCTTATAATTTGAGTCTCATTGGTACACCTATACattgagttaaaattaatatgcaaTTGCGAGAAATAGAGTGAAATAGTTTATTGACTATTATTGAGGGTATCAGTCTCTGTTTCTATTTGTTAATAAACACCTATGCAGTTTTATTGTTGGAGAGGAACGGTCTTTGACATATTTGGGAAatataagtttaattcaatGTGATGTTTGTCATGTGGAAGAAATTTCATGCTGGGAATTTACATAAGTATTCATTTTAGAAAGTTATGATGCCAAAGACTTATAATGATGCTGTTTTTGTTAGTATTCAACTCTGATTTGAGTTTATATGTCAATGAGGTGTTTGGGTtgccaaatttttttcaaaat harbors:
- the LOC123193696 gene encoding leucine-rich repeat extensin-like protein 1, with protein sequence MKAIKKLKFWSRKKRKKKHSSDYNQHQHQSQPYYYQPFTPSTCPHYHHYYCPCTSSAPEPSAPPLPPWLDADETECYESYHYEPSQTQMEYSEEDNEESSAICPELKNCESSDSYQQYMAPNPTYGLPVAAESEGRERPSGFFASVAGFGFDLFRCFFPCFHIREIGHEKI